The DNA region GCCCTTGAGTTGCAACAGCACCAACCTGTGATCTAACAAATGAAACTGTTGAGCCAACAGCTATATGGCAAGAAGAAACTGCAACACCAAATCTATTTTTTAAAGGATCAAAACCAATAATTGAAAATGTCATTTATATCATTAGAGGCTTGTCTAAAAAATTCTTATCAATGGAAAATATTGTATTTAATAAAACCTCAATACCATTAGCACATTGATCAAGAGAAGTATATTCCTTATAGGAATGACTCAGACCATTTCTGCTTGGGACAAAGATCATAACCATAGGACAGATCCTTCCTATTTCTTGTGAGTCATGACTTGCTTTGCTTGGTAAGATTCCAGTTTTAAATCCCAACTTTTCAGATTCATGAAATGAAGAGCTCACTAATTTAGGACATGACTTAGTGGGGATCACTTCAAATTGAAGTTCTATCTTTACTACGCATCCAGTACCTTCTTGAATTTCTGAGCATAGATTCTCAATTCTTAAGCTCATTTTCTCAATCACATCTTCATCCAAATCTCTCATATCTATTGTGAATACTGCCTCTCCTGGAATAACATTTGCCGCATTGGGATGTAATTTCAATTTACCAACAGTTGCGACTGCACTTTCAGAAGTAGTTTTAGCTATCTGTTCAATGCCAACAATAATTTTAGAGGCGGCCAAAAGTGCATCATTTCTATTTGACATCGGGGTAGTTCCTGCATGATTTGCCTGACCTTTAACCCTAACGGTTATTCTTTTTTGACCTACTATTCCATTAACAATTCCGATATCCAAACCACCATCCTCAAGTACCTTTCCCTGTTCAACATGTAATTCAAGAAAAGCGAATATATCTTTTTTACTTCTTGCCGCACTTTTAATCTCAAGCCAATTTCCACCAATCCGAGAAAGATTATCAATTATTGAGCAAGAATTACTGGTAACAAAATCTTCTTCTTTAACAGATAAATTACCTGTAAAGCCTTTACAACCAATCATTGTCGATTCTTCATCAGCAAAGACAATTATTTCAAATGGTCTATTTAATTTAATGTCATTTTCCTGAAGAAAAAAAGCAATTTCAATTCCTGCAATCACTCCTAAAGTTCCGTCATACTTACCTCCCTTTGGAACAGTGTCGAGATGAGATCCAGTAACAATTGGAGGTAAATTATTATCATGACCATCTAATCTTGCAATAATATTTCCTGCAGTATCTATTCTTATTTTTAAACCTAAGTCTTTAAGGGTTTTCATAAAAAAATTTCTTGCATATATATCTTCATCAGAAAAACCTCTTCTTGAAATAGAGCCATTCTCAGAAGCTCCGATTGAAGAAAAAGAATTTATCAATTCTTTGATTCTCTCCCTATTTATTACCTGTGGCTCTAGGATATTTAACCCAGTGCTATACCTCATGCTTCTATTACTTAAACCTATTTAAGGTCTCTTATTTTTCAAATAAAACCTGTATTGGTTTACACCTTTTAAGAAATTAATTTAAGAAACGAATTCAAACTTTCCAGCCCAAATTATTAGCCATCTTTTGAGCCTTATCTGGGATATCTTCAATTATAAAAATCTTATATAAGATCTGAACGCTTAAAAGATGATTGATTATTGCATCCAATTGTACTTTTTCTGAGGCATCAAGCTCTGAACTAAAAAATTTATTCAGCAAATTATTTACTTCTGTTTCATCCAAGATTCCAAATTCTCTTATCCTCTCAGGACTTAAAAACTCATTCACAATTTCCTGCATAGAACTTAAATTATCTTTATCTGCATGGGAAGGGGGAGCCATGAAAGGAAATTTTTCACGTTTATATAACGATTCAGGCAGCAATCCTGACATTGCTTCTCTTAAAACATACTTCTCGACATTGTCTTTAATCCTTAATTCAGGGGGGACAGCAACGGCAGCTTCAGCTAGGTAATGATCTAAAAATGCAGGTCTTGCCTCCATTGAATTTGACATATCCACTCTATCTCCACCCCATGTGAGAATTTGGCCCTCAAGCATTGTCTTTATCCAAACATACTGAGCCTGATCAATTGCGTATCTATTTTCTAACTGTTCAAGGTCAAGTTCTCCAAAAATTGCCGCCCCGGGATCATAAGTTTCCGTTATCTCTTTATATTTACTTGAGACTAGACTTTTCGCATAAGTTTCACATGCAAGCCAAGGTTGAAGGCAACTTGGCGTAAATCCTAAAAATTCCTTGAAAGATTTATTACTTATCTCTTCATTAGCTAGCATCGCGCCCTTGAAAATATCATTTGAATTTTCCAGATTTTCTTTAAGATTCTCAGATTCTGAATTAGAAATTCCGACCCCATAGGTATACATATCTTTTCTAAAAGCGGGATAGCCTCCAAACAATTCATCTGAGCCCTCTCCTGTCATAACGACCTTATAATCAAGCTCATTCACTCTTTTACTCATAAGGTACTTTGCAATTGCAAGGGTGTTATAAATAGATCTTTCAGTAAACCATAGAACCTTTTCAAAATTACCATACAGATCATCTCCATTTATTTTTAAAATCTCATGGTCTGCATTAGTGGCGACAGCCATCTCTTTTGCTATCGAAGTTTCATCATATCTTTCATCACTGAAACCAATCGTGAATGCCTTTACTGATTTTTGACTTATGGCAGAAGCCAATCCCAAAATTGAGCAACTATCAATTCCACCGGACAAATAACAGCCGACAGGAACATCAGCGACCATTCTTAATTCAACTGCTCTCAACAATTCTTTTCTAATATTTTCAATAAAATATTTTTCACTTTTATCTCTTTCATAAGTGTTTTTCTTAGGGAAATTTATATCCCAGAATTTTTCCTCTGTTATCTGAAATTTATTATTTACTCTTTTGACCTTAAGGATATATCCGGGTTTAACTTGTTTAACACCGGCGAATGCTGTAGAGCCAGGTACCATTACCTGCATCAATTGATGAACCAGTCCTTCACCCGTAAATTTTCTTTCAACTGATGGATGGGCGAATAATACTTTTAATTCAGAGCCAAATATTAAGGAATCATCGGTCTCAATCCAGTATTGAGGTTTAATCCCAAAACGATCTCTTACAAGATAAAGACAATCCTGTTCTGCATCAAACAATGAAAAGGCAAATTCTCCTCGCAGATAAGATAATGATTCATCAATGCCATATTTCTCATAAAGCCTAAGCAATATTTCCGAATCACTTTTTGAAGAAAAGCTTACGCCCTGTGCAACAAGATCAGCCCTGATTCTCTGAAAGTCATAAAATTCACCATTATGCGCCATCAGGATATGATTTTCGGCACCTCCCACAAAAGGCTGTCTGGCTCGATTTTCATTTAAATCTATTATTGATAATCTCGCATGACAGAATCCTACAGAGGCATCATCTGATAATTTATATCCAAAACCGTCCGGTCCACGATGGCTTTGAATAGCCGCCATATTTACAAGAATCTGAGGTTCAACAGATTTATCTTTTGATTTATTAAAAACACCGCCTATTCCACACATCTAGTTAAACGACATCCATCACTCTTGTAGTTCTATCCATCAGGCAGGTAAGTAATGCCATCCTTACAAATACTGCTCCTCTTGACTGAGCAAAATACCAATTTTTTGAGGTCTGATCCAGTGATGTTGACAATTCAGGACCACGAGCAAGTGGATGCAATATTATGGAATCTTTTTTAAAAGGCAACTCACTGTGTAATTTAAATGCACTTCCATGAACCTCATAATTTTCTCCCACCCATGCAATTGCATTTATATAGGTAACGTCCAAGGAAGGCAGTACTTTTTGCATATCCGTCTCCAGCTCAATCTTTAGACCTGATTCAATAAGTTGTTCCAGCTGGCCTTCATCAAATAGATCGTTCTGATCAATGGATTTGTCATCGTAAATAACAATAATTTTTTTTATGAAATATGAAAACTTGCAGAATAATTTCAGAAGAGATCTGACTGTTCTCATACGTGATGGAACTCCGATGATACCAATGATTATTTTTTCACTATCATCAATTGATTTGTTGACCAGATGCGGTCTCCATTTAAAAATCGTATAAAGATCAGACATCGCCTGAGTGGGGTGTTCATCGATTCCATTACCGGCATTGATTATTGGAATTCTCAATGATTTTGTCATTTCAAAAATCGCCTCATTATCACTTTCTCTGAGGACAACGCAGTCACCGTAATTATTAAACATATGAGCAATATCCAGATGGGTTTCTCCCTTGGCAATTCCAGTGGAACTTTTATCGGTGATATTTATTGAATCGCCACCCAGCCTATGCCATGCACTGTCAAATGATAACCTTGTTCTGGTACTTGGTTCATAGAAGGCATTTATGAGTATCTTTCCCTTGAGGGGACTGTTATGGGAAATATATCTGTTTGGGTTACTTTCAAATTTTGCCGCCAGCCTGAAGAGTTGTAGAAGACAATCTTTACTGAAGGGGTCTATGGAAATTACATGCCTGTCCAATAACTCATATAGAAATTCAGCTCTTTCCTTTATTTCAGATAATAAATTCTGAGGATGAGTGGAGCCGTAAATATCAGGTCCGATTCTTGAAAAAGAAAATAAATTATCCTTATGTAATGCTTTTACTCTATGTGATCCCAAAATATTAAAGTTTCAAAATTTGTACCAATAACTACATTTTTATAAATAAAAATCAATAATGACAAGTAATTTCAAAGAAAAATCTCAGAAAATGTCTAATCATTATCAGTTTCTGTATAGAACTAATACAGGAAATATTTAATTCAGCTCAGAATTTAATAGCAATACTGGTTGATTTACCATTTGAAATAGAAGTTTTAACGGGTGCTTGTGTCATGCCCTAGAATTGGCTTAATTGCAGTATGGCAAAGGGATTTAAAAATGACAAAATGGGTAAATAAACACCTTCTACTATGCGCAACACCCACAAAACAGAAATGCTTTAAAGGCAATGAAGGTCAAAAAACATGGGAATGTCTGAAAAAGACTTTAAAAAAATTTGAGAATGATCCCTCTACAAAAAACGTTCAAATATTAAGATCAAAAGCTGACTGTTTAAGAGTATGTAAGAACGGCCCAATTCTTCTTGTTTGGCCAGATGGTATTTGGTACGAGAGAGTTTCTCCAGAAAAAATTTCTGAAATTTTTACCTCACATATTATTAATGGTGAGCCAATAGAAAAATGGATTTTTAAAAAAACACCATTTTTAAATAGTCCTAGATACTCATAAACCAGTTCTTTACGACTTCGTCTGACCAGCAGCCGTTAATCGAATGGAACCCATTATGACCTCCTTTTTCAGTTATAAAAATAGTGAATTTATCAATAGATTCTTTTCTTAAATTCAAAGTATCCTTACATGGAACCCAGGGATCATCCTTGGCATGAATAAAAAGCATTGGAGGTAATTTTTTTATTGAGTTTTGGATTCTAAATATTGGAGAAGCTTTAATATAATAATCCTCTAAAGAATTAAATCCCCAACTAGGAGCTGTAAATTTCTGATCAAATTCTCTTATACTTTTTAAATTTCTAATTTTTTTTCTTAATTTCTCGTTATCAAGGAGTTTGCCTTCATCATTAAATCCATCCCATAACTGATTTTTTAAGCGGTGAAGTAACCATTTTTGATAGATAGAATTTCTAGGTTTTTCAATACAGAGACTGCATGAAGATAAATCTAAAGGGGTACTCACGCAGGCAAGGCCATCTAAAAGTTTTTCTCCTTTGCTTTCATCGTAATCTAGGCAGGCATTTAAAAGTATTGTTCCGCCTAAAGATAATCCAACGCCGTAAATTGGAAGATTATTATTCATTGTCATAAGATCTTTGAACTCTAAATTAATGAATTTTTTAAAATAATTAATTGCTGAAATAACATCACTGGAGCATCTAGCACAATAATTTCCTTTAGCTAAATATCTCGCAGATCCAGATCCTCTTAGATTTAATTTGAGAACTCCAAAACCATTATTTGCTAATTTCCTAGAGATTCTTCTTAAACCAAACCTTTTAGTTGAGCCCCCTAAACCATGTGTAACGATTACAAAACCCTTAAGTGAGTCTAAGTTTTCAGGTAATTCTAAAAACCCTAGAAGATAATCACATTCAGATTTTTTAGAAAGAATTTTATTAATAGGGAAGAATATTTTTTTATTTTTTTTTGATTTACCAAAATCAATAACAAAAGTATCTCTCAAAGTTTGTAAGTCGCCACCTATCCAAGGTAAGACTTCTCGAAATGGCTTATTTTTTACGTAATCTGAAAAACTAAAAGATATATTATTATTTCTCCCCAACTCCAAGATCCTTTAATTCTCCAATCAAATCATTCAATACTTTTTTTGCATCACCAAAGACCATTGAGGTATTTGGCAGATCAAATAAATCATTTTTTATTCCGGAGTAACCTGCACTCATACCACGTTTAATTACAAATACTGTTCTTGCTTCCTGCACATCAAGAACTGGCATCCCATATAAAGGAGAAGAGCTATCATTTTTAGCTTGAGGATTAACCACATCATTTGCTCCTAAAACTAAAACAACATCCGTTGCTGGAAAATCAGGATTTACAACGTCCATCTCTTTAAGTTGTTCGTAAGGAACATCTGCTTCTGCTAAAAGTACATTCATATGTCCAGGCATTCTCCCTGCTACAGGATGAATTGCGTAAACAACTTCAATACCATTTTGCTCTAGTTTTTTTGTCACTTCCCTTAAAGTATGTTGAGCTTGAGCTACTGCTAGACCATAACCAGGAACAATAATTACCTTGTTGGCTGCCTCTAAAGTCAATGCACATTCTTCAACACTGCAAGAAGTTATATTTGTATATTCTCCTGAACCAGAAGAGGCTGTACTTTGTGCAGATAATGATCCACCGAAAAGAACTGAGACCAATGATCTATTCATACCCTTGCACATTACTTGAGTAAGTATTAGGCCTGCTGCTCCAACCATTGCGCCTGCTACTATCAAAAGCTGACTATCTACAACGAAACCTGCTGCGGCGGCTGCAATCCCTGAATAGCTATTTAATAAAGATATAACGACTGGCATATCAGCTCCACCAATTGGTAAAGTAACTCCAATACCTAATAAAGAAGAAACTATAACTAAAAGCCAAATAGAACTTGTATTGCCGTTTATCAAATCAAAAAAGGCTACCAAGGAAGCAACTGCAAAAACAATATTTACAAAATGTCTAACTTTGCTCTGAGTCCATCCTGGAGTTGACAACCAACCCTGTAACTTTGCCATCGCCACAATTGAACCTGTGAAAGTTATGGCACCAACAAATATAGAAACAGATATTGAAACTTCGTTAATCAGTGACTTAAAGAAATCAAAATTTTCTTGGCCACCAGATATAGGGAAAATAGCTACTCCTAAGGCCACTAAGAGTGATGACATTCCTCCACAACCATTGAACAATGCCACTGTTTCAGGCATGGAGGTCATCGGTACTTTTTTTGCAAGAATTGCTCCGAATAAACTACCTATGATTGATCCAATTATTATCCAAATCCAAGACTGAATAGCAATTCCAGAAGTTCCTAAATAATAAGAAAGTAATCCTACTACTGATAGCGACATTGCAAATGCAGCTAATCTATTGGCATCCCTTGCTGATTTTACTTTTGACAATCCTTTAATTCCCAAAGCCAGTAAAAGTACAGCTAGAAGGTCAATTACGAATTTAATGATTACAGGTAGATTCATATTAAAAATTACTTTTTATTTGATGGTTTACGGCTAAACATCGCGAGCATTCGATCAGTTACAAAAAAACCGCCTACAACGTTGAAAAGAGCAAATCCAAGAGAAACTGAACCAATGATTAAAAGTGGTACGTTACCTTCTGCTTTTACAATTAAAGTCAATGCTGCTAGCATTGTTATTCCTGAAATTGCATTTGCTCCACTCATGAGAGGTGTGTGAAGAGTAGGAGGAACTTTTCCAATTAACTCGAGGCCCAATAAACTACCAAGTAAAAGAACCCAAAGAAGACTTATAAAAGACATAATTTTAAAACCTCAATTTTCAAAAACTTTATTTTGAAGAACAACTCCTTCATCGCTTAATAAACATCCAGAAATGAGTTCATCCTCTTTATCTAATTTAATTACACCATCTTTTATAAATGGTGTAATCAAAGATGTTAAGTTCTTAGCATAAAGTGAACTTGCATCATAGGGAACTGAAGAGGGTAATTCGCCCGCTCCTATAAGTTTTACCCCATCTTTGATAATAGTTTCATTTGATTTTGTTCCTTCGCAGTTTCCTCCCTGAGAAACTGCTAAATCAATAACTACTGCTCCAGACCTCATTTTTTCAATCATGGGAGAGTCTATTAAAACAGGGGCCTTTTTACCTAGAACTTGTGCAGTACATATAGCAACATCAGCTTCAGATAAGTATTTAGTTAAAGTTGCCTTTTGTTTTGAGAGGAATTCGGGTGTTACAGCTTTTGCATAGCCTCCTGACTCTCCTGGCTTTTCCTCAACTTCAGGAAGTTCTATAAATCTTGCTCCGAGGGACTCTACTTGTTCTTTAACCACTGGTCTAATATCAGATACAAATACGATTGCTCCAAGTCTTTTTGCTGTCGCAACTGCCTGTAATCCTGCAACGCCTCCACCAAGAACCACTACTTTTGCAGGTTGGACTGTCCCTGCTGCAGTCATAAGCATTGGAAAGTATCTATCTAACTCACTTGCAGCCAAAAGAACTGCTTTATATCCAGCAATATTAGCCTGTGAAGAAAGAACATCAGAAGATTGAGCTCTACTAATCCTTGGAAGCAACTCTAGTGATAAAGCTGAAATCTTATTACTATTTATAATCCTAAGAAGCTCCTTATTACCATACGGATTAAGAAGACCAAGAAGAACAGCGCCTTTCTTTAATTTAGTTAAATTTTCCTCTGATGGAGTTTGAACACAAAATATTAAGTCCGCTTCACCCCAAATTTTTTGATCTAAGTTATTTATTATTGTTCCACCCGATTCTTCATATGATAAGTCACTAAATCCTGATAATTTTCCTGCTGAACTTTCAATAAAAACATCACATCCAAGGCTTTTTAATTTCTTTACTGCTTCTGGTGTAGCTGAAACTCTCCTTTCACCAGAGCTTGTTTCGGAAGGAATAAGTATCTTTGTCAATTTATTTATTTTTTTAACATACTAAATATAAATTGAAGAAAGTCAAAAGTCTTGGATTTTTGTTAAAAATATATTTTCTTTTCTATAAAAAATAGCTATCTAGAATATATAGGTACTAAATATTCCAATGAGTATAAAAGCAATCGAATGTCCAGATGGAGTATGTCACAGTCATCATGGTGGTCATGCTGTTCCAAGGCAAGCTATGCAGAAAAATCTAGAAAAGCATGGTAAGGACTGGTGCGAAAAATTAGCAGAGAGAATTTATGAAATGTCGGTTGATACTTATTCGCAGACAGTCATGCCTAGTCTCCACTCAGCAGGTTGGCAAAGAAGACATTTAGATTGGGAATTTAAGCTCGCAGAAAATGATTCTGAACCTGATGAAGCTCTTGTTGAAGGTATTATTAATGCCACTGAAAGCTTTCTAAGAAGTAGTGAGGTACATCGATTATTTATTCAGGAATTAGTCCAGGGCACATTTGAGGAAGCAAATGACAAAAAAATAATTTCCAAAGCAATAAAATCTATCATTGAAGAGGAAATTGTCATTTCACTAAGAGAAAAGAAAGAATCTCTTTTAAAGAAAATATCCGCAAAATTAATTTCAGAAGAAAAAGTTAGTGAGGAACTTGCAATAAATTCAGCTAAAGAGGGTTTTGAGGAAGTTGAAAGATTACTCGCAAATCACAGCGAGGCAGTTTAACCCTATTTCTTTATATTTTTTTAATAATTCCTTCGAAAATTGGCTCAAATATAAATTAAAGATTAAATTATTGTTTGGAAGTACAAAGTTGTAACTTATTAGACAATATGTATGCCATTTTTTGTGTTTATCTAGATACAACTTTTAAGTTTCTATGGACAATTTCATTAGAAAAAGGATCGACATTGCAACCTGTTGGGCTACCAACAGAATATCTGCAATGGATACTCTAGAAAGATATGAAGACAGTTATGCAATCGCAGAAGAATTTAGAGAGTGGATATTACATATTGGAGAAAAGAACGAAAATTTAAAAGATTCTGTTTTAAATTTTCCAAAGGAATTAAAAAAGTTATTTGACCAAAAAGTCAACGATTAATTAATAAATCGATCGAGTGAAATTCGCCCTACATTATTTGGGTATGTTTATTATTATAAATAGTGAAATTTGCAAATAAATGGAAAATAAAGAAAAAAATTCTAACGTAGAAAATGTTGTAATTATTGGTTCAGGTCCTGCAGGTTATACAGCTGCGATTTATGCAGCAAGAGCAAATCTTCAACCATTGCTCGTTACAGGATTTAATTCTGGTGGAATTCCTGGTGGGCAATTAATGACTACAACATTTGTTGAAAATTTTCCAGGTTTTCCAGATGGTGTACTAGGTCCTGAATTAATGGATCTAATGAAAGCTCAAGCCGAAAGATGGGGCACTAATTTATACGAAAGTGATGTTGTCTCAATAAATACTGATTCACATCCCTTTGAATTAAAAACATTAGAAGGAACTATAAAATCTAACTCAATTATTATTGCAACTGGAGCAAGTGCAAATAGATTAGGCGTGATAAATGAAGATAAATTCTGGAGTAAAGGAATAAGTGCTTGTGCAATATGTGATGGAGCGACTCCACAATTTAGAGGTGAAGAATTAGCTGTTATTGGAGGGGGCGACTCTGCATGTGAAGAAGCAGCATATCTCACAAAGTATGGAAGCAAAGTGCATTTGATTGTTAGATCAGACAAATTAAGGGCTAGCGCAGCAATGGTAGATAGAGTAAAAGCTAATCCAAAGATAGAAATTCATTGGAACACAAAAGTTGATAAAGCGGATGGCTCTGAATGGCTTGAGAAAATAGAAACTATTCACTCTCAAGAAGGCAAAGGTGAAATCAATATAAAAGGTCTTTTCTACGCGATAGGGCACACACCAAATACGAATTTCTTAGACAACAAAATTGATTTAGATAATAAAGGATATATTGCTTGCAAATCAGGAAGGCCAGAAACATCTATTGAAGGCATCTTCGCAGCAGGTGATGTTGTAGATTCTGAGTGGAGACAAGGAGTTACCGCTGCAGGAACTGGGTGCATGGCAGCATTAGCTACCGAAAGGTGGCTAGCCGAAAAAAACCTTGCAAAAACTATAGTCAGAGAAACACCCGAGCCAGAAAAAAAACTTAATTCATCAGACTTTAATGATGAAGAAGTTAATGAAGATACTTTCGATTCAAATTCTGAATGGCAAAAGGGCAGTTATGCATTAAGGAAACTTTATCACGAGAGTAAAAAACCTATCTTAGTAATTTTTAGTTCTCCAAGTTGCGGTCCATGTCATGTTTTGAAACCTCAGTTAAAAAGGGTAATTAAAGAACTTGATGGTGCAGTTCTTGGCGTTGAAATAGATATTGATAAAGATCAAGATATTGCAAAACAAGCTGGTATTAACGGCACACCAACAGTTCAACTTTTTAAAGAAAAATTATTAAAAAATCAATGGCAAGGTGTTAAGCAAAGAAGTGAGTTTAAAGAAGCGATAAAAAATATTATCTAAAGTATGTTTTTATTTATTATTTCTCTTAGGGTTATTTTTATTAGTAGTAGGCTTAGCACCTCCTGCATTTCTTTCTCTATAAGTTATCCTCCCTCTAGAGAGATCATAAGGACTAATCTCAACTAACACTTTATCTCCAGCTAATAATTTAATTCTAAATTTAGTCAATTTGCCTGCAGCTCTACATAAACATTGATGTCCTTCAGGTTGTTCTAATGTAACCAAATAAAATCCATTCCCCTGCTCTTTTTCTATTACACCTGAAGTTTCAATCATTAATTAATCTTTTACTAAGTCCATATTATCAGAAAAAGATTGGCCATAATTGATTTAAGAACAATTCATACGTAAGAATATGAAATTCAATTCAAATAGAAAATTTAATTTCATTAATTATTTGAAGTTGACCATAATAAAAATTTGCTTTCGCAATTTTTTCAGAATCTTCTAATTGATCAAAAAAAACAAACCCAAGGCTTTCCCATAATGAAGATCCGCAAACATTATTCAATTCATTTTTTGCTTCTTTTGCAAAATTATCTAGTTTTCGTTCAAGATTTTTAGACTTAGAAACAGACATAATCAATAACATACATAGTACAAATATACTATATAAGTCTACAATTGCAACATTAAAATGGTAATCTCTTTTTTTCCTCGATATTTAGGTCTGCTTCCATTTCCCTTAATCTTTTAAGTATTTGTTGGTAGTATTCCTTTATATAACTCTCTAGTGAAGTCATATTTTCTTTTTTAAGTTCCAGTATTTCGTAAGTTTTGCTCATGTCAGCATCTAATGATTCACCACTACTAGTTACTTCGGCAAAAGCCAATCTTTCAGCAACATTTAAAGAATCTTGGAAAAAGGAAACTACTTTCTGAGTGACACTAATCAGAAAAGGTGAAACTCTAAAAATTTTAGCTTTCTTTTCGCTAAATTTTTCACATAAGGATATAACTTCGTTTGAATCCCATGCTTTAGGACCAACCAATGGCAATGATGTTCTATGAGTTTTTGGATTATTAACTGCTGCGACAACAACTTTTGCCATGTCTTGAGTATTCATGTATGCAATTTTAGTTGGAGTTCCACTCATCCATACTGCTTGACTATCTAAAATTGGGATAGCGAATTGACCTATAACTCCTTGCATAAAAGCTGCACATTTGAAAATGGTAAATTCTAGATCAGATTTCTCAAGAAGTTTTTCAGTACAATATTTAATGTCCATTAATGGAACATTTCTAAATTTTTCTGTTAAAAGAATTGAAAGGAATATTACTCTTTTTACATTTAAAGATTCACAAGCATTAAATAAGTTTAGTTTTCCATCCCAATCTATTTCATAAATACTTTTTGGATCATCTGGCCTGCTTGTCGCAGCATCAATAACTACCTCAATATCTTGCAATGCATATTCAATATCAGAAGAATTTAATAAATTACCTTTTGTTAGTTCACAACCCCACTCTTGTAGAAAGGAAGCTTTTCTTGGGTTTCTGACAAAGCATCTTACTTCATGTCCATCTTCTATAGCTTGCTTTGCTATTTGTCTACCAAGTGTCCCTGTTGCTCCTACTAAAAGAATCTTCATACTTAAGATTTACTTAACTTTAAGACCATAACTCAAATTGTGATGTATCCGTGAGAATCAGTCTCCCTGAAACTTTAATAATAAAGCACCCCCAACCAATCCTATTGGTATCAATATCCAAAAAACTGCTGCAATACTAAAAATTTCTTTAGCCATAGTAAAATTTAATGATTACTATAATTTACATACAAAATACATTTATTTGTTAAAAAAGTAGATAATGCAAATATCTTGAAAATTTTTAAGTAAATGAATAATAATAATTTTGCAAAAAATATAAACATTCCTAATTACTGGAATTGGAATGGTTTTAAAATTTGTTGGAGTGTTACAGGCGAAGAAAATGAGATTCCAATTATCTTTCTCCATGGATTTGGAGCAAGTCGAAAACATTGGAGAAACAATTTAGAATATTTTGCGAAAAGGAATTGCGCCTCATATTCTCTAGATTT from Prochlorococcus marinus XMU1410 includes:
- a CDS encoding (2Fe-2S) ferredoxin domain-containing protein translates to MTKWVNKHLLLCATPTKQKCFKGNEGQKTWECLKKTLKKFENDPSTKNVQILRSKADCLRVCKNGPILLVWPDGIWYERVSPEKISEIFTSHIINGEPIEKWIFKKTPFLNSPRYS
- the asnB gene encoding asparagine synthase (glutamine-hydrolyzing); protein product: MCGIGGVFNKSKDKSVEPQILVNMAAIQSHRGPDGFGYKLSDDASVGFCHARLSIIDLNENRARQPFVGGAENHILMAHNGEFYDFQRIRADLVAQGVSFSSKSDSEILLRLYEKYGIDESLSYLRGEFAFSLFDAEQDCLYLVRDRFGIKPQYWIETDDSLIFGSELKVLFAHPSVERKFTGEGLVHQLMQVMVPGSTAFAGVKQVKPGYILKVKRVNNKFQITEEKFWDINFPKKNTYERDKSEKYFIENIRKELLRAVELRMVADVPVGCYLSGGIDSCSILGLASAISQKSVKAFTIGFSDERYDETSIAKEMAVATNADHEILKINGDDLYGNFEKVLWFTERSIYNTLAIAKYLMSKRVNELDYKVVMTGEGSDELFGGYPAFRKDMYTYGVGISNSESENLKENLENSNDIFKGAMLANEEISNKSFKEFLGFTPSCLQPWLACETYAKSLVSSKYKEITETYDPGAAIFGELDLEQLENRYAIDQAQYVWIKTMLEGQILTWGGDRVDMSNSMEARPAFLDHYLAEAAVAVPPELRIKDNVEKYVLREAMSGLLPESLYKREKFPFMAPPSHADKDNLSSMQEIVNEFLSPERIREFGILDETEVNNLLNKFFSSELDASEKVQLDAIINHLLSVQILYKIFIIEDIPDKAQKMANNLGWKV
- a CDS encoding YheT family hydrolase; translation: MELGRNNNISFSFSDYVKNKPFREVLPWIGGDLQTLRDTFVIDFGKSKKNKKIFFPINKILSKKSECDYLLGFLELPENLDSLKGFVIVTHGLGGSTKRFGLRRISRKLANNGFGVLKLNLRGSGSARYLAKGNYCARCSSDVISAINYFKKFINLEFKDLMTMNNNLPIYGVGLSLGGTILLNACLDYDESKGEKLLDGLACVSTPLDLSSCSLCIEKPRNSIYQKWLLHRLKNQLWDGFNDEGKLLDNEKLRKKIRNLKSIREFDQKFTAPSWGFNSLEDYYIKASPIFRIQNSIKKLPPMLFIHAKDDPWVPCKDTLNLRKESIDKFTIFITEKGGHNGFHSINGCWSDEVVKNWFMSI
- a CDS encoding M20 family metallo-hydrolase, which translates into the protein MRYSTGLNILEPQVINRERIKELINSFSSIGASENGSISRRGFSDEDIYARNFFMKTLKDLGLKIRIDTAGNIIARLDGHDNNLPPIVTGSHLDTVPKGGKYDGTLGVIAGIEIAFFLQENDIKLNRPFEIIVFADEESTMIGCKGFTGNLSVKEEDFVTSNSCSIIDNLSRIGGNWLEIKSAARSKKDIFAFLELHVEQGKVLEDGGLDIGIVNGIVGQKRITVRVKGQANHAGTTPMSNRNDALLAASKIIVGIEQIAKTTSESAVATVGKLKLHPNAANVIPGEAVFTIDMRDLDEDVIEKMSLRIENLCSEIQEGTGCVVKIELQFEVIPTKSCPKLVSSSFHESEKLGFKTGILPSKASHDSQEIGRICPMVMIFVPSRNGLSHSYKEYTSLDQCANGIEVLLNTIFSIDKNFLDKPLMI
- a CDS encoding aspartate/ornithine carbamoyltransferase family protein — protein: MGSHRVKALHKDNLFSFSRIGPDIYGSTHPQNLLSEIKERAEFLYELLDRHVISIDPFSKDCLLQLFRLAAKFESNPNRYISHNSPLKGKILINAFYEPSTRTRLSFDSAWHRLGGDSINITDKSSTGIAKGETHLDIAHMFNNYGDCVVLRESDNEAIFEMTKSLRIPIINAGNGIDEHPTQAMSDLYTIFKWRPHLVNKSIDDSEKIIIGIIGVPSRMRTVRSLLKLFCKFSYFIKKIIVIYDDKSIDQNDLFDEGQLEQLIESGLKIELETDMQKVLPSLDVTYINAIAWVGENYEVHGSAFKLHSELPFKKDSIILHPLARGPELSTSLDQTSKNWYFAQSRGAVFVRMALLTCLMDRTTRVMDVV